Proteins co-encoded in one Scomber scombrus chromosome 14, fScoSco1.1, whole genome shotgun sequence genomic window:
- the LOC133993617 gene encoding odorant receptor 131-2-like, with protein MSNASQSQTTTTIGRGLLERAIFSTLTTVPCCVFLLINVIMLFTLRSKSVFCETSRYILLYNLLFADTVLLALSQLLYIIAAFRVRLTYPICGFLVMLTNVITEISPLTLVVMSLERYVAVCYPLRHATIITTRNTEVAIGVVWTFCSLNVFIQVLLLLEFPFDDLESEQMKGFCAKENMLLGPMSDHYNKAYTYFVFISASVAIISSYIGVMIAARSASTDKASAGKARNTLLLHLVQLGLSLSSTIHNPFLIVISKVLDLTVFIRIQIVVYVCIVIFPRCLSALIYGIRDQTIRPILVYHLCCRLKLRAKAEVSP; from the coding sequence atgtcaaatgcttCTCAGTCTCAGACCACCACCACTATTGGACGGGGGTTATTAGAAAGAGCAATATTTTCCACTCTGACTACCGTACCATGCTGTGTGTTCCTCTTAATTAATGTGATCATGCTTTTCACCTTGAGGAGTAAATCTGTGTTTTGTGAAACTTCTCGTTACATTCTTCTGTATAACCTCCTTTTTGCAGACACTGTACTGCTGGCACTGAGCCAGTTATTGTACATAATTGCTGCTTTTAGAGTAAGGCTGACATATCCCATATGTGGTTTTCTTGTCATGCTCACCAATGTTATAACTGAAATCTCTCCCCTCACGCTGGTAGTGATGTCTCTGGAGAGGTATGTAGCCGTGTGCTACCCACTGAGGCACGctaccatcatcaccaccagaAACACAGAGGTGGCGATCGGTGTAGTTTGGACATTCTGTTCTCTAAATGTTTTCATCCAAGTTCTTTTGCTGTTAGAATTTCCATTTGACGACCTGGAGAGTGAACAAATGAAAGGTTTTTGTGCTAAAGAAAACATGCTGCTTGGTCCAATGTCTGATCATTATAACAAAGCCTAcacttattttgtgtttatatcaGCTAGTGTAGCAATCATTTCCTCTTATATTGGTGTGATGATAGCAGCCAGGTCAGCCTCCACAGACAAAGCTTCAGCTGGTAAAGCTCGTAATACATTGCTGCTGCATCTGGTGCAGCTGGGCCTCAGTCTCTCCTCAACTATACACAACCCATTTCTCATAGTTATCTCAAAGGTCTTAGACTTGACAGTATTCATACGAATTCAAattgttgtttatgtgtgtattgtcATCTTTCCCAGATGTCTAAGTGCTCTCATCTATGGTATCAGAGACCAAACCATCAGACCCATCCTTGTATACCATTTATGCTGTAGACTGAAACTGAGAGCCAAGGCTGAGGTCTCACCTTAA
- the LOC133993618 gene encoding odorant receptor 131-2-like, with protein MSFAIRSQTNITVGLQYRGVLELVLFSAPITVPCCVFLFINGIMLFTLRSKSVFRETSRYILLYNLLFADTVQMSLAQLLYLLSACRVWLTYPVCGVIAMLTELTNDISPLTLVVMSLERYVAVCYPLRHATIITIRNTGVAIIAVWAFSSLNVLIQVVLLLEFPFEDLESLQMKDFCTDIAMFLGPMSDHYDKAYTCFLFLSAGVTITCSYIGVMIAARSASTNKASAHKTRTTLLLHLVQLCLSLLSTVNDPLIIAISKIVDRVSILRIQSILYVCIILLPRCLSALIYGIRDQTIRPILMYHLCCRLKLPRLGSQPR; from the coding sequence ATGTCATTTGCAATTCGATCTCAGACCAACATCACTGTTGGACTGCAGTACCGGGGAGTACTGGaacttgtgttgttttctgctcCAATTACAGTGCCatgctgtgtgtttctcttcattAATGGGATCATGCTGTTCACTTTGAGGAGTAAATCTGTGTTTAGAGAGACCTCCCGTTACATTCTTCTATATAACTTACTTTTTGCAGACACTGTACAGATGTCACTAGCCCAGTTACTGTATCTTCTGTCTGCTTGTAGAGTATGGCTGACTTATCCTGTATGTGGTGTTATTGCCATGCTTACTGAGCTTACAAATGATATCTCTCCTCTCACACTGGTAGTGATGTCTCTGGAGAGATATGTAGCTGTGTGCTACCCACTGAGGCACGctaccatcatcaccatcagaAACACAGGGGTAGCTATCATTGCAGTTTGGGCTTTCAGTTCACTAAATGTTCTCATTCAAGTTGTTTTGCTGTTAGAGTTCCCATTTGAGGACCTGGAGAGCCTGCAGATGAAAGACTTTTGTACTGACATAGCTATGTTTCTTGGCCCGATGTCTGATCATTATGACAAGGCCTAcacttgtttcctgtttctatCAGCTGGTGTGACAATAACTTGCTCCTATATTGGAGTGATGATAGCCGCCAGGTCGGCCTCCACAAACAAAGCTTCAGCCCATAAGACTCGTaccacactgctgctgcatctggTGCAGCTATGCCTCAGTCTCCTGTCAACTGTAAATGACCCACTGATTATTGCCATCTCCAAAATCGTAGACAGAGTATCAATTTTGCGTATCCAGAGTattctttatgtgtgtattatcCTTCTCCCAAGATGTCTGAGTGCTCTAATCTATGGCATCAGAGACCAGACCATCAGACCCATCCTCATGTACCATCTGTGCTGTCGATTGAAACTGCCAAGGCTGGGGTCTCAGCCTAGGTGA
- the trappc14 gene encoding trafficking protein particle complex subunit 14 isoform X1 — protein sequence MPCSHSTVRTGSVLDARCLCVDAAPARLLQPPPVVVMVQMMESQCEYFMYFPAVPITDLSDPARYRTLPRRSHLYLGETVRFLLVLRCKDAGGTPTEHGPAGSGDGIAAGFGTESASSRAWRELAGSLCAVASVSPGESSRHRGNHHHDYQSSGDEANEDGEEDYIAAAEAAIAALGSRVDSRCRSFRDCKPLLIHNSSGTAAREFRRAPVQSPLDEPVVLTDEVIFPLTVSLDKLPVSTLKVKVMVTVWKREAEKAEVQELGYLSVLQQREPTHTFRHDLNTFKAQVSTTLTVLPPPTLRCKQMTVSGKHLAVLKVLNESSQEEVSIRDVRVLPNLNASYLPMMPDGSVLLVDNVCHQSGEVGMASYCKVDSLACRLPSMLSALEEHDFLFQLHLNDMPQDDSNEGLEVPLVAVLQWSTPKMPFTNCIYTHYRLPSIRLDRPRFVMTASCPSTVRVKEHFKVKYVLLNNLQDFLAVRLVWTPDSQYRGQGEDTALAAVICHTPFSNLGHCRKGSTLSFSVAFQILKPGLYELSQHMKLKLQFTASVSNPPPDARPLSRKNSPSSPAFRDLLDRHQASLGRSQSFSHQQPSRSHIMRTGSAMERRAITPPVGSPVGRPLYLPPQDKTLLSLDKIAKRECKVLVVDPVC from the exons ATGCCCTGCTCTCATTCGACAGTGAGAACAGGAAGTGTGCTGGATGCTCGGTGCCTGTGTGTGGACGCTGCTCCTGCTCGGCTCCTGCAGCCTCCTCCTGTCGTCGTCATGGTGCAGATGATGGAGTCTCAGTGCgagtatttcatgtatttccCGGCGGTGCCCATCACGGACCTGTCGGACCCGGCCCGGTACCGGACTCTGCCCCGCAGGAGCCACCTCTACCTGGGGGAGACCGTCCGCTTCCTCCTGGTGCTGCGATGCAAGGACGCGGGGGGGACGCCGACCGAGCACGGCCCCG CAGGGAGCGGTGACGGCATCGCGGCCGGCTTTGGGACGGAGTCGGCCAGCAGCCGTGCGTGGCGGGAGCTGGCCGGCTCTCTGTGCGCCGTGGCCAGCGTGAGTCCAGGCGAGAGCAGCCGTCACCGGGGCAACCATCACCACGACTACCAGAGCAGCGGGGACGAAGCCAACGAGGACGGCGAGGAGGACTACATCGCTGCGGCGGAGGCGGCCATCGCGGCGCTCGGCAGCAGGGTGGACTCCAGGTGTCGGAGCTTCAGGGACTGCAAACCGCTGCTCATCCACAACTCATCCGGCACGGCGGCGAGGGAGTTCCGCAGGGCGCCTGTTCAG TCTCCTCTGGACGAGCCGGTGGTGTTGACGGATGAAGTGATCTTTCCTCTCACTGTGTCTCTGGACAAGCTGCCTGTCAGCACCCTGAAAGTAAAG gtgatGGTCACGGTGTGGAAGAGGGAGGCGGAGAAAGCGGAAGTGCAGGAGCTCGGCTACCTGAGCGTCCTGCAGCAACGAGAGCCGACACACACCTTCAGACACGACCTGAATACATTCAAGGctcaag TGAGCACCACGCTGACCGTCCTGCCGCCTCCCACCCTCCGCTGTAAGCAGATGACCGTCTCTGGGAAGCACCTCGCTGTCCTCAAAG TGCTGAACGAGTCATCTCAGGAGGAAGTGAGTATTCGGGATGTTCGTGTTTTACCAAACCTCAACGCTTCGTACCTTCCCATGATGCCCGATGGCTCCGTGCTGCTGGTGGACAACGTGTG CCACCAATCAGGCGAGGTCGGCATGGCGTCTTACTGCAAGGTGGACAGCTTGGCTTGCCGCCTTCCCAGCATGCTCAGCGCTTTGGAGGAGCACGACTTCCTGTTTCAGCTGCACCTTAACGACATGCCGCAGGACGACTCCAACGAG gggTTAGAGGTTCCCCTGGTCGCTGTGCTGCAGTGGTCAACTCCCAAGATGCCTTTCACCAACTGTATCTACACTCACTACAG GCTGCCCAGCATCCGTCTGGACCGGCCGCGGTTCGTAATGACGGCCAGCTGCCCGAGCACAGTCAGGGTGAAGGAACACTTCAAGGTAAAATACGTTCTGCTCAACAACCTGCAGGACTTCCTGGCTGTGCGGCTCGTCTGGACTCCAGACAGTCAGT atcgCGGTCAGGGCGAGGACACGGCGCTGGCTGCTGTGATCTGTCACACTCCTTTCAGTAACCTTGGTCACTGTCGGAAAGGAAGCACTCTGTCCTTCAGCGTGGCGTTCCAGATCCTCAAACCAGGACTGTACGAG CTGAGTCAGCACATGAAGCTGAAGCTGCAGTTCACGGCTTCGGTCTCCAACCCTCCACCTGACGCCCGGCCGTTGTCAC GTAAAAACAGCCCGTCCAGCCCGGCGTTTCGAGACCTGCTGGACCGACACCAGGCCAGTCTGGGTCGGTCTCAGTCCTTCTCCCACCAGCAGCCGTCTCGCTCCCACATCATGAG gaCGGGCAGCGCCATGGAGCGGCGCGCCATCACCCCCCCGGTTGGCTCTCCAGTCGGTCGGCCGCTCTATCTGCCACCGCAGGACAAAACGCTGCTGTCGCTCGACAAGATCGCCAAGAGAGAGTGTAAAGTCCTGGTGGTGGATCCTGTCTgctag
- the trappc14 gene encoding trafficking protein particle complex subunit 14 isoform X2, which yields MVQMMESQCEYFMYFPAVPITDLSDPARYRTLPRRSHLYLGETVRFLLVLRCKDAGGTPTEHGPAGSGDGIAAGFGTESASSRAWRELAGSLCAVASVSPGESSRHRGNHHHDYQSSGDEANEDGEEDYIAAAEAAIAALGSRVDSRCRSFRDCKPLLIHNSSGTAAREFRRAPVQSPLDEPVVLTDEVIFPLTVSLDKLPVSTLKVKVMVTVWKREAEKAEVQELGYLSVLQQREPTHTFRHDLNTFKAQVSTTLTVLPPPTLRCKQMTVSGKHLAVLKVLNESSQEEVSIRDVRVLPNLNASYLPMMPDGSVLLVDNVCHQSGEVGMASYCKVDSLACRLPSMLSALEEHDFLFQLHLNDMPQDDSNEGLEVPLVAVLQWSTPKMPFTNCIYTHYRLPSIRLDRPRFVMTASCPSTVRVKEHFKVKYVLLNNLQDFLAVRLVWTPDSQYRGQGEDTALAAVICHTPFSNLGHCRKGSTLSFSVAFQILKPGLYELSQHMKLKLQFTASVSNPPPDARPLSRKNSPSSPAFRDLLDRHQASLGRSQSFSHQQPSRSHIMRTGSAMERRAITPPVGSPVGRPLYLPPQDKTLLSLDKIAKRECKVLVVDPVC from the exons ATGGTGCAGATGATGGAGTCTCAGTGCgagtatttcatgtatttccCGGCGGTGCCCATCACGGACCTGTCGGACCCGGCCCGGTACCGGACTCTGCCCCGCAGGAGCCACCTCTACCTGGGGGAGACCGTCCGCTTCCTCCTGGTGCTGCGATGCAAGGACGCGGGGGGGACGCCGACCGAGCACGGCCCCG CAGGGAGCGGTGACGGCATCGCGGCCGGCTTTGGGACGGAGTCGGCCAGCAGCCGTGCGTGGCGGGAGCTGGCCGGCTCTCTGTGCGCCGTGGCCAGCGTGAGTCCAGGCGAGAGCAGCCGTCACCGGGGCAACCATCACCACGACTACCAGAGCAGCGGGGACGAAGCCAACGAGGACGGCGAGGAGGACTACATCGCTGCGGCGGAGGCGGCCATCGCGGCGCTCGGCAGCAGGGTGGACTCCAGGTGTCGGAGCTTCAGGGACTGCAAACCGCTGCTCATCCACAACTCATCCGGCACGGCGGCGAGGGAGTTCCGCAGGGCGCCTGTTCAG TCTCCTCTGGACGAGCCGGTGGTGTTGACGGATGAAGTGATCTTTCCTCTCACTGTGTCTCTGGACAAGCTGCCTGTCAGCACCCTGAAAGTAAAG gtgatGGTCACGGTGTGGAAGAGGGAGGCGGAGAAAGCGGAAGTGCAGGAGCTCGGCTACCTGAGCGTCCTGCAGCAACGAGAGCCGACACACACCTTCAGACACGACCTGAATACATTCAAGGctcaag TGAGCACCACGCTGACCGTCCTGCCGCCTCCCACCCTCCGCTGTAAGCAGATGACCGTCTCTGGGAAGCACCTCGCTGTCCTCAAAG TGCTGAACGAGTCATCTCAGGAGGAAGTGAGTATTCGGGATGTTCGTGTTTTACCAAACCTCAACGCTTCGTACCTTCCCATGATGCCCGATGGCTCCGTGCTGCTGGTGGACAACGTGTG CCACCAATCAGGCGAGGTCGGCATGGCGTCTTACTGCAAGGTGGACAGCTTGGCTTGCCGCCTTCCCAGCATGCTCAGCGCTTTGGAGGAGCACGACTTCCTGTTTCAGCTGCACCTTAACGACATGCCGCAGGACGACTCCAACGAG gggTTAGAGGTTCCCCTGGTCGCTGTGCTGCAGTGGTCAACTCCCAAGATGCCTTTCACCAACTGTATCTACACTCACTACAG GCTGCCCAGCATCCGTCTGGACCGGCCGCGGTTCGTAATGACGGCCAGCTGCCCGAGCACAGTCAGGGTGAAGGAACACTTCAAGGTAAAATACGTTCTGCTCAACAACCTGCAGGACTTCCTGGCTGTGCGGCTCGTCTGGACTCCAGACAGTCAGT atcgCGGTCAGGGCGAGGACACGGCGCTGGCTGCTGTGATCTGTCACACTCCTTTCAGTAACCTTGGTCACTGTCGGAAAGGAAGCACTCTGTCCTTCAGCGTGGCGTTCCAGATCCTCAAACCAGGACTGTACGAG CTGAGTCAGCACATGAAGCTGAAGCTGCAGTTCACGGCTTCGGTCTCCAACCCTCCACCTGACGCCCGGCCGTTGTCAC GTAAAAACAGCCCGTCCAGCCCGGCGTTTCGAGACCTGCTGGACCGACACCAGGCCAGTCTGGGTCGGTCTCAGTCCTTCTCCCACCAGCAGCCGTCTCGCTCCCACATCATGAG gaCGGGCAGCGCCATGGAGCGGCGCGCCATCACCCCCCCGGTTGGCTCTCCAGTCGGTCGGCCGCTCTATCTGCCACCGCAGGACAAAACGCTGCTGTCGCTCGACAAGATCGCCAAGAGAGAGTGTAAAGTCCTGGTGGTGGATCCTGTCTgctag